The Dermacentor andersoni chromosome 1, qqDerAnde1_hic_scaffold, whole genome shotgun sequence genomic interval AACTGGTAGGTTGATTACAGCTCAGACCTTAAAGAATTTACTCACCACAGTGCTCAGTATTGTTTTGCGTGTGGTGTGCAGCAAGGCCTGGACAGGGTTCTCTGTAGCTGCATCCTCAGCTGCAGCTGCAATGGCACCCAGCTTGATCTCCTTGGAGCACAGCACCGACAATGCGTCATGCAACAGCTCAGGACATTCCTTTTCCATACCGGGGCCAGTGTTTGTCTCGTCAGCACACGGCACAAGCACACTATGGGTCAGCGCAAGGGTCAGCTTGAACCTATCTTCATCCGGCATGTTGAGCAACATGAAGCAGTACAGAGCCATGCGCTGGTCCCGCCGCCCCTTCCCTTCAAGGCTGAACAGGCACCGGTCCCGCTCAGTCATCTCAACGGCGTTTTCCTGTGACGCCTCGCCGCTGCAACCGCGGTAAGAGTTGAAGTAGCAGAGGCACTCAACAAACCGGTAATAAATGAGATGGTTATTTCGCTTGAGCACGTAGTCCATCAGCCCGAACTCTGCCAGCTGGCGAATCTCTCGCTCGTCGTCAGCAAGGGCTGAAAGTAGCCGGTAAAAGAGCTGTCCGTGCAGCTTGACAAAATCCTGCTGCAGCAACTGCACTAGGCATGTGACAACCAAACTGCGAATAGCTGGAACCGAGTCTTTGATGCAACGTGTCACGACGGGTAGATACGGGTCGACCAAGACGGCGTAACGCTTGCACATGTCAGTCAGTGCAATTATCAGGTTGGCTTGCATCATTGGATCCTGGCTGCACGAGAGGGAATTTCCCATGATTGACACTACGCTCTTCGCAAGCATTTCATTCTGTATGCATAGCATACCCATCACGATCACCGCATGGGCAAGCACGCGTCCAGTAATTCGCAGGCAGCTCTTTCCACAGCCAGACTGTCGTGCCCGGGACCGCTTGGTTCGTTTCATCTTTATATCACCTGTCTTGGCGTCGGGTTCCGACATGGTCTCTGGGCTCTCCGAACTGGTCATGTAGGCCTGAACCAGGTCGTAAAGCTGGCTCGAGACAGCGCAAGGCGCAGGCTGAGATGCCTCCCCAAGGAGCACGAGATGGCGCACCAACTGCTCTTGCAGAATTGTGCTGCCCTCATTCTTGGTTCCCATGACTGCCTGGTAAAGGAATGTCTGGCACTTGTCCAGCATCTGTTTGCACCATACTTGGATGGCACGCTCACCAAGTTCAGGCCGCTCCCGATGCACATTACGCTTGAGAATGTGCAAGCAGTCTACCGTGCGAGTGATAACCTCCACGGGGAGACTCAGCTGAGATAGCCGCTGCTCCAGGTCTGCAATCAACTCTCCGAGCGCATTTGAAGGCAAGTGGCAAGAAACTTTCTTGAGCACAATAAGCACGTTGTTGACTGTCTCATTGGAGGCGCGCAGGTTACTTGACCCTTCTGGCTGGTCCTCCCACTGCTGCTTCCAATAGTTGAAGGCGAAATTGCCCTGGCCAAGATCACAGCAGAGAGAGAGCTTGGAAAGCAGCAGCCAGACTGATGCATCATTGGGACCTCCAATGTAAGCTTACAGGACGTTCAGCTTGTTGGGCCGCAACTTCTCAGCACGATGCAGCTGCAGCACAGCTTGCTGGAGGTACTTGTGGTGCTCATGAAACGGACCTTGAGACATCTAAACATGGGAAGTATTAACAAAAAATAATTATGCGGTTACGGCTGGAGTATACTATCAAATGTAAATCAACGCTTAACAATGCGCACAACAAAGCTACACTAGGAAGCAGTGGCATCAATGTAACGCTGCACTAAACGACCATATCAGCAAAGGTAGCACCTGATGGTTGGAGACTGTTGTATGATACTGTTTGCATGCACTCAGCCAAAAAATGACTTTTGGCTGAGCGCATTCAAACAAATTCATTCGCTTGCCAACA includes:
- the LOC126547978 gene encoding condensin-2 complex subunit D3-L-like, with product MSQGPFHEHHKYLQQAVLQLHRAEKLRPNKLNGNFAFNYWKQQWEDQPEGSSNLRASNETVNNVLIVLKKVSCHLPSNALGELIADLEQRLSQLSLPVEVITRTVDCLHILKRNVHRERPELGERAIQVWCKQMLDKCQTFLYQAVMGTKNEGSTILQEQLVRHLVLLGEASQPAPCAVSSQLYDLVQAYMTSSESPETMSEPDAKTGDIKMKRTKRSRARQSGCGKSCLRITGRVLAHAVIVMGMLCIQNEMLAKSVVSIMGNSLSCSQDPMMQANLIIALTDMCKRYAVLVDPYLPVVTRCIKDSVPAIRSLVVTCLVQLLQQDFVKLHGQLFYRLLSALADDEREIRQLAEFGLMDYVLKRNNHLIYYRFVECLCYFNSYRGCSGEASQENAVEMTERDRCLFSLEGKGRRDQRMALYCFMLLNMPDEDRFKLTLALTHSVLVPCADETNTGPGMEKECPELLHDALSVLCSKEIKLGAIAAAAEDAATENPVQALLHTTRKTILSTVVRVNLLENVIPVVIALKNKLEAARSPLMRSLLMFLRELMRDYKAQVDEMLSADKKLASEIAFDMRRLKRKEEEAAAKGNAVATPETPVRAVKPELRELLDTARKLKEEASKRRCIVVLPQVASEEETSQKQNGNGEPTPQVPAASKSASEVMPRSRSSSCANPTARKELVMDLADSQNFSNRDTELNLSVEPVRKGSCKKFRLKFGSKMAGNISVRFFSG